Proteins from one Bombyx mori chromosome 25, ASM3026992v2 genomic window:
- the LOC101740079 gene encoding putative epidermal cell surface receptor, protein MWAKAMGGRGAALWRVAALLAVAAAVTTAYTVDCNHEYADCDTELSKIANDEEEVPSTTSSQTLETLPPISTPTPRIIEVTENVTEAELTKEAEVTTEVQEAIEPKPQPRLLNLNVDELQNFANALHNQTIEKSSKKGLDLSDVNLDEEDDEVPRIHDHKNKNIPDKFYSNLQAPFHHLLNNERGSDEIGTCKENEISYKIGDHMDRGCEESCECTPGGVFECSPRCKHPYIRSGRRLNDPLCFESPVDSCCSIIACSTGNGDTKPMKLDVCRYGNDTYPVGTKWNIGCEQSCMCEPNSVATCKPRCKQYSPSEKCINVQDPNDACCEIQVCDVSQDVHEEPPDNVTSSTTSASETARSFDMSEELKSTSRPLVLAEPIGSVKVLNNNSVQVNLIHVNTTEDPVHLLLSDDGGKTYQDVELKYSNLILNLDGGKDYILKTKETGTKFNFTITTTAFAENEVKVGAEDMRNDTKEGCYENGKFYEIGEEFHIGCSELCECTGPDKRECAALVCPSHVGLELMSKGCVRWAPSPPAVPPNCCPRSARCLSDGTCHYKGVAVPNWSEVPLDLTGCEQRCFCENGELDCQEVCSPLPAVPPQNFRCPPLHRPAPVNISDEDCCKEWGCVPNGEAPPPPPGFPQQDSRPQQPSFLPTIPPEIHFPQEDIPDYDQNNIHRPSNPLEPGIPGLPPGFSMPTNYGEVNKKLSVISLQADSPNSVKMMFGLPPVLVGLRGSVDLRYTDKVDEDVSQWSSQVFAPADEVLTTPRLEFRLTGLKPSTTYKIRAKLYLHNLPVEPKSEVYTVRTQDAPTIETPVEEKRKEIDSKLTVLEVNDTTAQLNWRRFSEEELQYIDGIQVRYRPVGTPIYSMTELLHHSRPAVELHELRPGTPYEASLVLIPPPRSNTELIDPGRVEFTTAPYTDPYNWSVTVEALSVGAGAVQVSWRGVPAPAERWVRVYRAAHSCGRRAAGGARAAGREHDAFTLAARDAPTTLTLSGLEPDSRCRVWLELFLTNGKVKTSNVLEINTRPADEPEDVDNEIEASSVSGSRSAERGDYYGGLVVAGVLAALGALTSLLLLLVVVRRHRPRSVPITPVPTAPRESSLPPYDNPAYKLELQQETMDL, encoded by the exons GTAAAATAGCTAACGACGAAGAAGAAGTGCCATCAACTACGTCATCACAAACACTAGAGACATTACCTCCAATCTCAACTCCTACACCAAGAATAATAGAAGTGACAGAAAACGTGACCGAAGCAGAATTGACGAAAGAAGCAGAAGTTACAACAGAAGTTCAAGAAGCTATCGAACCAAAACCACAACCTAGACTACTCAATTTAAATGTAGATGAACTTCAAAACTTCGCGAACGCACTACACAATCAGACTATCGAGAAGAGCAGTAAAAAGGGTTTGGATTTGAGTGACGTAAATCTTGATGAAGAAGACGACGAAGTTCCGAGGATACACGATCACAAGAACAAGAATATTCCGgacaaattttattcaaatttacaaGCGCCTTTCCATCATTTATTGAATAACGAACGGGGCTCGGATGAAATCGGAACGTGCAAAGAAAACGAAATCAGTTAtaag ATCGGTGATCATATGGATCGTGGATGCGAAGAATCATGTGAGTGTACTCCGGGCGGCGTTTTCGAATGTTCACCGCGCTGTAAACATCCTTACATTCGCAGCGGGCGACGATTGAACGATCCCTTATGCTTTGAATCTCCTGTAGACAGCTGCTGCTCTATTATCGCTTGTTCCACTGGTAATGGAG ATACTAAGCCAATGAAACTGGATGTTTGCCGCTACGGCAACGATACATACCCGGTCGGGACCAAATGGAATATCGGATGTGAACAGAGCTGCATGTGCGAACCTAATTCTGTAGCTACGTGCAAACCTCG ATGCAAACAATACAGTCCGTCCGAGAAATGTATCAACGTCCAAGATCCGAATGACGCGTGCTGCGAGATCCAAGTGTGCGATGTATCACAAGACGTTCACGAAGAACCGCCTGATAACGTCACATCTTCTACGACAAGCGCTAGTGAG ACGGCAAGAAGCTTTGATATGTCGGAAGAATTAAAATCGACCAGTAGACCCCTCGTCTTAGCTGAACCCATCGGCTCAGTCAAAGTACTGAACAATAACTCAGTCCAAGTCAATCTCATCCACGTGAACACAACTGAAGATCCAGTCCATTTACTATTAAGCGATGATGGCGGAAAAACATATCAAGACGTAGAACTTAAGTACTCGAATTTGATTCTTAATCTTGACGGCGGTAAAGATTACATTCTGAAAACAAAAGAAACCGGTACTAAATTTAACTTCACTATAACGACAACAGCCTTCGCTGAGAATGAAGTGAAGGTTGGAGCAGAAGATATGAGAAACGATACCAAAGAAGGGTGTTATGAAAATGGAAAGTTTTATGAAATTG GCGAAGAGTTCCATATCGGATGCTCGGAGTTGTGCGAGTGTACCGGCCCGGACAAGCGGGAGTGCGCGGCCCTGGTGTGTCCGTCGCATGTGGGCCTGGAGCTGATGTCCAAGGGCTGCGTGCGGTGGGCGCCCTCACCGCCCGCGGTGCCGCCCAACTGCTGCCCGCGGTCCGCCAGGTGCCTCAGCGATGGAACCTGCCATTACAAGGGAGTCGC TGTGCCTAACTGGAGTGAAGTCCCTCTCGACCTCACGGGCTGCGAGCAACGCTGTTTCTGCGAGAACGGAGAGCTGGACTGCCAGGAGGTCTGCTCTCCGCTACCAGCGGTTCCGCCTCAAAATTTCAGATGTCCGCCTTTGCACAGGCCGGCACCCGTCAATATATCTGACGAGGATTGTTGTAAGGAATGGGGATGTGTACCCAATG GCGAAGCACCACCGCCACCACCCGGGTTCCCTCAACAAGATTCTCGTCCCCAACAACCCTCCTTCCTTCCAACTATTCCCCCAGAGATCCACTTTCCGCAAGAGGATATTCCAGATTATGACCAGAATAACATTCATCGTCCCAGCAACCCCTTGGAGCCGGGCATACCAGGATTACCTCCAGGATTTTCAATGCCAACGAACTATGGAGAAGTTAATAAGAAATTATCTGTAATTAGTCTTCAAGCGGACTCTCCGAACAGTGTGAAGATGATGTTCGGACTTCCTCCCGTTCTGGTAGGACTACGTGGAAGTGTGGACTTGAGATATACTGATAAGGT AGACGAAGATGTATCTCAGTGGAGTTCCCAAGTGTTCGCTCCGGCTGACGAGGTGCTGACCACGCCGCGCTTGGAGTTCCGACTGACAGGCCTGAAGCCGTCGACAACGTATAAGATCCGGGCGAAGCTCTACCTCCATAACTTACCCGTCGAACCGAAAAGCGAAGTCTATACTGTTCGGACCCAGGACGCGCCGACT ATCGAGACACCGGTCGAAGAGAAACGCAAAGAAATTGACAGTAAACTAACAGTTTTGGAAGTAAACGATACAACAGCACAGCTCAACTGGAGACGCTTCTCTGAGGAAGAACTGCAGTACATTGATGGCATACAAGTCAG gtatCGTCCAGTGGGCACGCCTATATACAGCATGACGGAGCTCCTCCACCACAGCAGACCTGCAGTAGAACTGCACGAGCTGCGTCCAGGAACTCCATACGAAGCCTCGCTGGTCCTGATCCCTCCTCCGCGGAGTAACACAGAACTGATAGACCCTGGTCGCGTGGAGTTTACCACTGCGCCTTATACCG ACCCGTACAACTGGTCGGTGACGGTGGAGGCGTTGTCGGTGGGCGCGGGCGCGGTGCAGGTGTCGTGGCGCGGCGTGCCGGCGCCGGCCGAGCGCTGGGTGCGCGTGTACCGAGCCGCGCACTCGTGCGGGCGGCGGGCGGCGGGCGGGGCGCGGGCCGCGGGGAGGGAGCACGACGCCTTCACACTCGCCGCGAGGGACGCGCCCACCACGCTCACTCTCAGCGGCCTGGAACCGGATTCAAG ATGTCGCGTTTGGCTCGAACTGTTCCTGACGAACGGGAAGGTGAAGACAAGCAACGTGCTGGAGATCAACACGAGGCCGGCGGACGAGCCTGAGGACGTGGACA ATGAAATCGAAGCATCCTCAGTGTCCGGCAGCCGCAGTGCAGAGCGCGGGGACTACTACGGAGGGCTGGTCGTCGCCGGAGTGCTGGCGGCCCTCGGGGCGCTGACCTCCCTACTGCTGCTGCTCGTTGTGGTCAGACGACACCGTCCTAGATCCGTGCCCATCACAC CAGTACCAACAGCTCCGAGAGAGTCGTCTCTACCTCCCTACGACAATCCTGCGTACAAACTGGAATTACAACAGGAGACAATGG ATCTCTGA